In Musa acuminata AAA Group cultivar baxijiao chromosome BXJ2-10, Cavendish_Baxijiao_AAA, whole genome shotgun sequence, a genomic segment contains:
- the LOC135586231 gene encoding LEAF RUST 10 DISEASE-RESISTANCE LOCUS RECEPTOR-LIKE PROTEIN KINASE-like 1.2 isoform X1, whose amino-acid sequence MLGSLMLKLGGLSPVLLLLVSCIAYPLKPAMAGCEAKSCGRVTNISHPFWLRDPRQPPCGGLSSFELSCEDGLPILVSSYNSSYYLQDIFYGNKSFWVRNKNFNDEGCAIPNYDIRVDLPGFFRVSAVNTELRFFYNCWAPPTIYTTRIDCAPNATFALVGGRYGDNSTSPPSPPNRCNTSRAPVLLRDGGRERSSTEDIKRLLKNGFLVEWGEIDACWECRLSNGRCSHDDASASFVCICPDGRHSPRNCRSKSNKRTVTAGAACVGVAGLVVVSLLGLLFFRREMWKRLISSVPLHRTASSGSTSEQDPEFGGERYVTQVFKYEELQKVTGGFSSSNQLGDGGFGAVYKGNLRDGRTVAIKRLYEHNCRRVEQFITEVRILSSLRHPNLVTLYGCTSRRSRELLLVYEYVPNGTVADHLHGPRAGEAGLPWATRMSIAIETADALSYLHAVTPQIIHRDVKTNNILLDNSFHVKVADFGLSRLFPVNATHVSTAPQGTPGYVDPEYHRCYQLTDKSDVYSFGVVLVEIIASKPAVDISRRRHEINLADMAIAKIQNDELDQLVDSNLWCQSNCEMIRQVAEVAFSCLQADGDMRPTMKEVVEALRGIEDAKGVEADAMVEEDDYLLKERPAYPIIILSQSRSTTSLSNNNSQSK is encoded by the exons ATGCTTGGCTCACTGATGCTAAAGCTCGGTGGCCTCTCTCCCGTCCTCCTGCTCTTGGTGAGCTGCATCGCATACCCGTTAAAACCAGCCATGGCAGGGTGTGAGGCCAAGAGCTGTGGCCGCGTCACAAACATTAGCCATCCCTTCTGGCTCCGTGACCCACGGCAACCTCCCTGTGGTGGACTTTCTTCGTTTGAGCTCTCCTGCGAGGATGGTCTTCCCATTCTGGTAAGTTCTTACAACAGTTCCTACTACCTTCAGGACatcttctacgggaacaaatcctttTGGGTTAGGAACAAAAATTTCAACGATGAAGGCTGCGCTATTCCCAATTACGACATACGGGTGGACCTCCCCGGTTTCTTCAGAGTTAGCGCGGTGAACACAGAGCTCCGCTTCTTCTACAATTGCTGGGCGCCGCCGACCATTTATACCACAAGAATAGACTGTGCTCCTAACGCCACCTTTGCGCTTGTCGGTGGACGTTATGGTGACAACTCGACGTCACCGCCGTCACCACCGAACCGATGCAACACGTCAAGGGCACCGGTTTTGTTGCGAgacggaggaagagaaaggagtaGCACAGAAGACATCAAGCGTCTCTTGAAGAATGGATTTCTGGTGGAGTGGGGAGAAATCGATGCTTGCTGGGAATGCAGACTTAGCAACGGACGGTGCAGTCATGACGATGCATCGGCGTCATTCGTGTGTATCTGCCCGGACGGACGGCACAGTCCCAGGAATTGCA GATCTAAGAGCAACAAGCGGACTGTGACTG CAGGAGCAGCTTGCGTGGGCGTGGCAGGCTTGGTCGTGGTAAGCCTCCTCGGACTTCTCTTCTTCCGTCGCGAGATGTGGAAACGGCTGATCTCTTCAGTTCCGCTACATCGGACCGCCTCTTCTGGGTCAACTTCCGAGCAAGATCCAGAGTTCGGCGGCGAACGATACGTCACCCAGGTCTTCAAGTACGAGGAGCTGCAGAAGGTCACGGGTGGCTTCAGTTCCTCCAATCAACTTGGCGATGGTGGCTTCGGCGCCGTTTACAAAG GAAATCTTCGTGATGGTCGCACGGTGGCCATCAAGCGACTGTACGAGCACAACTGCAGGCGAGTGGAGCAGTTCATTACGGAGGTCCGCATACTCTCCTCCCTCCGACACCCAAACCTCGTTACCTTGTACGGCTGCACCTCCCGTCGCAGCCGAGAGCTCCTCCTCGTGTACGAGTACGTGCCCAACGGCACTGTTGCAGACCACCTCCACGGTCCCCGTGCAGGCGAGGCAGGCCTCCCGTGGGCCACGAGGATGAGCATCGCGATCGAGACGGCTGATGCGCTCAGCTATCTCCACGCCGTCACGCCCCAAATCATACACCGGGATGTCAAGACCAACAACATCTTGCTCGACAACAGCTTCCACGTCAAAGTCGCCGACTTCGGACTCTCCCGGCTCTTCCCCGTCAACGCCACCCACGTATCTACCGCGCCACAGGGCACGCCCGGCTACGTCGACCCCGAGTACCATCGGTGCTATCAGCTGACCGACAAGAGCGACGTCTACAGCTTCGGGGTGGTGTTGGTGGAGATCATAGCGTCGAAGCCGGCCGTCGACATCAGCAGGCGGCGGCACGAAATCAATCTCGCTGACATGGCCATCGCCAAGATCCAAAACGACGAGCTGGATCAGCTGGTCGATTCGAATCTGTGGTGTCAGTCGAACTGCGAGATGATAAGACAGGTGGCCGAGGTAGCGTTCAGCTGCTTGCAAGCGGACGGCGACATGCGGCCTACCATGAAAGAGGTTGTGGAGGCACTGCGAGGGATAGAGGACGCTAAGGGCGTGGAAGCTGATGCCATGGTGGAGGAAGACGACTACTTGCTGAAGGAACGGCCGGCATATCCAATAATAATTCTCAGTCAAAGTAGGTCAACTACATCATTATCCAATAATAATTCTCAGTCAAAGTAG
- the LOC135586231 gene encoding LEAF RUST 10 DISEASE-RESISTANCE LOCUS RECEPTOR-LIKE PROTEIN KINASE-like 1.2 isoform X2: MLGSLMLKLGGLSPVLLLLVSCIAYPLKPAMAGCEAKSCGRVTNISHPFWLRDPRQPPCGGLSSFELSCEDGLPILVSSYNSSYYLQDIFYGNKSFWVRNKNFNDEGCAIPNYDIRVDLPGFFRVSAVNTELRFFYNCWAPPTIYTTRIDCAPNATFALVGGRYGDNSTSPPSPPNRCNTSRAPVLLRDGGRERSSTEDIKRLLKNGFLVEWGEIDACWECRLSNGRCSHDDASASFVCICPDGRHSPRNCRSKSNKRTVTGAACVGVAGLVVVSLLGLLFFRREMWKRLISSVPLHRTASSGSTSEQDPEFGGERYVTQVFKYEELQKVTGGFSSSNQLGDGGFGAVYKGNLRDGRTVAIKRLYEHNCRRVEQFITEVRILSSLRHPNLVTLYGCTSRRSRELLLVYEYVPNGTVADHLHGPRAGEAGLPWATRMSIAIETADALSYLHAVTPQIIHRDVKTNNILLDNSFHVKVADFGLSRLFPVNATHVSTAPQGTPGYVDPEYHRCYQLTDKSDVYSFGVVLVEIIASKPAVDISRRRHEINLADMAIAKIQNDELDQLVDSNLWCQSNCEMIRQVAEVAFSCLQADGDMRPTMKEVVEALRGIEDAKGVEADAMVEEDDYLLKERPAYPIIILSQSRSTTSLSNNNSQSK; encoded by the exons ATGCTTGGCTCACTGATGCTAAAGCTCGGTGGCCTCTCTCCCGTCCTCCTGCTCTTGGTGAGCTGCATCGCATACCCGTTAAAACCAGCCATGGCAGGGTGTGAGGCCAAGAGCTGTGGCCGCGTCACAAACATTAGCCATCCCTTCTGGCTCCGTGACCCACGGCAACCTCCCTGTGGTGGACTTTCTTCGTTTGAGCTCTCCTGCGAGGATGGTCTTCCCATTCTGGTAAGTTCTTACAACAGTTCCTACTACCTTCAGGACatcttctacgggaacaaatcctttTGGGTTAGGAACAAAAATTTCAACGATGAAGGCTGCGCTATTCCCAATTACGACATACGGGTGGACCTCCCCGGTTTCTTCAGAGTTAGCGCGGTGAACACAGAGCTCCGCTTCTTCTACAATTGCTGGGCGCCGCCGACCATTTATACCACAAGAATAGACTGTGCTCCTAACGCCACCTTTGCGCTTGTCGGTGGACGTTATGGTGACAACTCGACGTCACCGCCGTCACCACCGAACCGATGCAACACGTCAAGGGCACCGGTTTTGTTGCGAgacggaggaagagaaaggagtaGCACAGAAGACATCAAGCGTCTCTTGAAGAATGGATTTCTGGTGGAGTGGGGAGAAATCGATGCTTGCTGGGAATGCAGACTTAGCAACGGACGGTGCAGTCATGACGATGCATCGGCGTCATTCGTGTGTATCTGCCCGGACGGACGGCACAGTCCCAGGAATTGCA GATCTAAGAGCAACAAGCGGACTGTGACTG GAGCAGCTTGCGTGGGCGTGGCAGGCTTGGTCGTGGTAAGCCTCCTCGGACTTCTCTTCTTCCGTCGCGAGATGTGGAAACGGCTGATCTCTTCAGTTCCGCTACATCGGACCGCCTCTTCTGGGTCAACTTCCGAGCAAGATCCAGAGTTCGGCGGCGAACGATACGTCACCCAGGTCTTCAAGTACGAGGAGCTGCAGAAGGTCACGGGTGGCTTCAGTTCCTCCAATCAACTTGGCGATGGTGGCTTCGGCGCCGTTTACAAAG GAAATCTTCGTGATGGTCGCACGGTGGCCATCAAGCGACTGTACGAGCACAACTGCAGGCGAGTGGAGCAGTTCATTACGGAGGTCCGCATACTCTCCTCCCTCCGACACCCAAACCTCGTTACCTTGTACGGCTGCACCTCCCGTCGCAGCCGAGAGCTCCTCCTCGTGTACGAGTACGTGCCCAACGGCACTGTTGCAGACCACCTCCACGGTCCCCGTGCAGGCGAGGCAGGCCTCCCGTGGGCCACGAGGATGAGCATCGCGATCGAGACGGCTGATGCGCTCAGCTATCTCCACGCCGTCACGCCCCAAATCATACACCGGGATGTCAAGACCAACAACATCTTGCTCGACAACAGCTTCCACGTCAAAGTCGCCGACTTCGGACTCTCCCGGCTCTTCCCCGTCAACGCCACCCACGTATCTACCGCGCCACAGGGCACGCCCGGCTACGTCGACCCCGAGTACCATCGGTGCTATCAGCTGACCGACAAGAGCGACGTCTACAGCTTCGGGGTGGTGTTGGTGGAGATCATAGCGTCGAAGCCGGCCGTCGACATCAGCAGGCGGCGGCACGAAATCAATCTCGCTGACATGGCCATCGCCAAGATCCAAAACGACGAGCTGGATCAGCTGGTCGATTCGAATCTGTGGTGTCAGTCGAACTGCGAGATGATAAGACAGGTGGCCGAGGTAGCGTTCAGCTGCTTGCAAGCGGACGGCGACATGCGGCCTACCATGAAAGAGGTTGTGGAGGCACTGCGAGGGATAGAGGACGCTAAGGGCGTGGAAGCTGATGCCATGGTGGAGGAAGACGACTACTTGCTGAAGGAACGGCCGGCATATCCAATAATAATTCTCAGTCAAAGTAGGTCAACTACATCATTATCCAATAATAATTCTCAGTCAAAGTAG
- the LOC135586231 gene encoding LEAF RUST 10 DISEASE-RESISTANCE LOCUS RECEPTOR-LIKE PROTEIN KINASE-like 1.2 isoform X3 has product MVFPFWNKNFNDEGCAIPNYDIRVDLPGFFRVSAVNTELRFFYNCWAPPTIYTTRIDCAPNATFALVGGRYGDNSTSPPSPPNRCNTSRAPVLLRDGGRERSSTEDIKRLLKNGFLVEWGEIDACWECRLSNGRCSHDDASASFVCICPDGRHSPRNCRSKSNKRTVTAGAACVGVAGLVVVSLLGLLFFRREMWKRLISSVPLHRTASSGSTSEQDPEFGGERYVTQVFKYEELQKVTGGFSSSNQLGDGGFGAVYKGNLRDGRTVAIKRLYEHNCRRVEQFITEVRILSSLRHPNLVTLYGCTSRRSRELLLVYEYVPNGTVADHLHGPRAGEAGLPWATRMSIAIETADALSYLHAVTPQIIHRDVKTNNILLDNSFHVKVADFGLSRLFPVNATHVSTAPQGTPGYVDPEYHRCYQLTDKSDVYSFGVVLVEIIASKPAVDISRRRHEINLADMAIAKIQNDELDQLVDSNLWCQSNCEMIRQVAEVAFSCLQADGDMRPTMKEVVEALRGIEDAKGVEADAMVEEDDYLLKERPAYPIIILSQSRSTTSLSNNNSQSK; this is encoded by the exons ATGGTCTTCCCATTCTG GAACAAAAATTTCAACGATGAAGGCTGCGCTATTCCCAATTACGACATACGGGTGGACCTCCCCGGTTTCTTCAGAGTTAGCGCGGTGAACACAGAGCTCCGCTTCTTCTACAATTGCTGGGCGCCGCCGACCATTTATACCACAAGAATAGACTGTGCTCCTAACGCCACCTTTGCGCTTGTCGGTGGACGTTATGGTGACAACTCGACGTCACCGCCGTCACCACCGAACCGATGCAACACGTCAAGGGCACCGGTTTTGTTGCGAgacggaggaagagaaaggagtaGCACAGAAGACATCAAGCGTCTCTTGAAGAATGGATTTCTGGTGGAGTGGGGAGAAATCGATGCTTGCTGGGAATGCAGACTTAGCAACGGACGGTGCAGTCATGACGATGCATCGGCGTCATTCGTGTGTATCTGCCCGGACGGACGGCACAGTCCCAGGAATTGCA GATCTAAGAGCAACAAGCGGACTGTGACTG CAGGAGCAGCTTGCGTGGGCGTGGCAGGCTTGGTCGTGGTAAGCCTCCTCGGACTTCTCTTCTTCCGTCGCGAGATGTGGAAACGGCTGATCTCTTCAGTTCCGCTACATCGGACCGCCTCTTCTGGGTCAACTTCCGAGCAAGATCCAGAGTTCGGCGGCGAACGATACGTCACCCAGGTCTTCAAGTACGAGGAGCTGCAGAAGGTCACGGGTGGCTTCAGTTCCTCCAATCAACTTGGCGATGGTGGCTTCGGCGCCGTTTACAAAG GAAATCTTCGTGATGGTCGCACGGTGGCCATCAAGCGACTGTACGAGCACAACTGCAGGCGAGTGGAGCAGTTCATTACGGAGGTCCGCATACTCTCCTCCCTCCGACACCCAAACCTCGTTACCTTGTACGGCTGCACCTCCCGTCGCAGCCGAGAGCTCCTCCTCGTGTACGAGTACGTGCCCAACGGCACTGTTGCAGACCACCTCCACGGTCCCCGTGCAGGCGAGGCAGGCCTCCCGTGGGCCACGAGGATGAGCATCGCGATCGAGACGGCTGATGCGCTCAGCTATCTCCACGCCGTCACGCCCCAAATCATACACCGGGATGTCAAGACCAACAACATCTTGCTCGACAACAGCTTCCACGTCAAAGTCGCCGACTTCGGACTCTCCCGGCTCTTCCCCGTCAACGCCACCCACGTATCTACCGCGCCACAGGGCACGCCCGGCTACGTCGACCCCGAGTACCATCGGTGCTATCAGCTGACCGACAAGAGCGACGTCTACAGCTTCGGGGTGGTGTTGGTGGAGATCATAGCGTCGAAGCCGGCCGTCGACATCAGCAGGCGGCGGCACGAAATCAATCTCGCTGACATGGCCATCGCCAAGATCCAAAACGACGAGCTGGATCAGCTGGTCGATTCGAATCTGTGGTGTCAGTCGAACTGCGAGATGATAAGACAGGTGGCCGAGGTAGCGTTCAGCTGCTTGCAAGCGGACGGCGACATGCGGCCTACCATGAAAGAGGTTGTGGAGGCACTGCGAGGGATAGAGGACGCTAAGGGCGTGGAAGCTGATGCCATGGTGGAGGAAGACGACTACTTGCTGAAGGAACGGCCGGCATATCCAATAATAATTCTCAGTCAAAGTAGGTCAACTACATCATTATCCAATAATAATTCTCAGTCAAAGTAG
- the LOC135586231 gene encoding LEAF RUST 10 DISEASE-RESISTANCE LOCUS RECEPTOR-LIKE PROTEIN KINASE-like 1.1 isoform X4, with amino-acid sequence MDFWWSGEKSMLAGNADLATDGAVMTMHRRHSCVSARTDGTVPGIASSHGHQSQAFIKGFKFTSQRARKTRKKMDQLDSPKCVQRNLEDNPSDPFPGSKSNKRTVTAGAACVGVAGLVVVSLLGLLFFRREMWKRLISSVPLHRTASSGSTSEQDPEFGGERYVTQVFKYEELQKVTGGFSSSNQLGDGGFGAVYKGNLRDGRTVAIKRLYEHNCRRVEQFITEVRILSSLRHPNLVTLYGCTSRRSRELLLVYEYVPNGTVADHLHGPRAGEAGLPWATRMSIAIETADALSYLHAVTPQIIHRDVKTNNILLDNSFHVKVADFGLSRLFPVNATHVSTAPQGTPGYVDPEYHRCYQLTDKSDVYSFGVVLVEIIASKPAVDISRRRHEINLADMAIAKIQNDELDQLVDSNLWCQSNCEMIRQVAEVAFSCLQADGDMRPTMKEVVEALRGIEDAKGVEADAMVEEDDYLLKERPAYPIIILSQSRSTTSLSNNNSQSK; translated from the exons ATGGATTTCTGGTGGAGTGGGGAGAAATCGATGCTTGCTGGGAATGCAGACTTAGCAACGGACGGTGCAGTCATGACGATGCATCGGCGTCATTCGTGTGTATCTGCCCGGACGGACGGCACAGTCCCAGGAATTGCA TCTTCTCATGGACACCAATCTCAAGCTTTCATCAAGgggttcaaatttacaagtcAAAGGGCCAGGAAAACAAGGAAGAAGATGGACCAGCTTGATTCCCCAAAATGTGTCCAACGAAATTTGGAGGACAACCCTTCCGATCCTTTTCCAG GATCTAAGAGCAACAAGCGGACTGTGACTG CAGGAGCAGCTTGCGTGGGCGTGGCAGGCTTGGTCGTGGTAAGCCTCCTCGGACTTCTCTTCTTCCGTCGCGAGATGTGGAAACGGCTGATCTCTTCAGTTCCGCTACATCGGACCGCCTCTTCTGGGTCAACTTCCGAGCAAGATCCAGAGTTCGGCGGCGAACGATACGTCACCCAGGTCTTCAAGTACGAGGAGCTGCAGAAGGTCACGGGTGGCTTCAGTTCCTCCAATCAACTTGGCGATGGTGGCTTCGGCGCCGTTTACAAAG GAAATCTTCGTGATGGTCGCACGGTGGCCATCAAGCGACTGTACGAGCACAACTGCAGGCGAGTGGAGCAGTTCATTACGGAGGTCCGCATACTCTCCTCCCTCCGACACCCAAACCTCGTTACCTTGTACGGCTGCACCTCCCGTCGCAGCCGAGAGCTCCTCCTCGTGTACGAGTACGTGCCCAACGGCACTGTTGCAGACCACCTCCACGGTCCCCGTGCAGGCGAGGCAGGCCTCCCGTGGGCCACGAGGATGAGCATCGCGATCGAGACGGCTGATGCGCTCAGCTATCTCCACGCCGTCACGCCCCAAATCATACACCGGGATGTCAAGACCAACAACATCTTGCTCGACAACAGCTTCCACGTCAAAGTCGCCGACTTCGGACTCTCCCGGCTCTTCCCCGTCAACGCCACCCACGTATCTACCGCGCCACAGGGCACGCCCGGCTACGTCGACCCCGAGTACCATCGGTGCTATCAGCTGACCGACAAGAGCGACGTCTACAGCTTCGGGGTGGTGTTGGTGGAGATCATAGCGTCGAAGCCGGCCGTCGACATCAGCAGGCGGCGGCACGAAATCAATCTCGCTGACATGGCCATCGCCAAGATCCAAAACGACGAGCTGGATCAGCTGGTCGATTCGAATCTGTGGTGTCAGTCGAACTGCGAGATGATAAGACAGGTGGCCGAGGTAGCGTTCAGCTGCTTGCAAGCGGACGGCGACATGCGGCCTACCATGAAAGAGGTTGTGGAGGCACTGCGAGGGATAGAGGACGCTAAGGGCGTGGAAGCTGATGCCATGGTGGAGGAAGACGACTACTTGCTGAAGGAACGGCCGGCATATCCAATAATAATTCTCAGTCAAAGTAGGTCAACTACATCATTATCCAATAATAATTCTCAGTCAAAGTAG
- the LOC135586231 gene encoding LEAF RUST 10 DISEASE-RESISTANCE LOCUS RECEPTOR-LIKE PROTEIN KINASE-like 1.1 isoform X5, with the protein MDFWWSGEKSMLAGNADLATDGAVMTMHRRHSCVSARTDGTVPGIASSHGHQSQAFIKGFKFTSQRARKTRKKMDQLDSPKCVQRNLEDNPSDPFPGSKSNKRTVTGAACVGVAGLVVVSLLGLLFFRREMWKRLISSVPLHRTASSGSTSEQDPEFGGERYVTQVFKYEELQKVTGGFSSSNQLGDGGFGAVYKGNLRDGRTVAIKRLYEHNCRRVEQFITEVRILSSLRHPNLVTLYGCTSRRSRELLLVYEYVPNGTVADHLHGPRAGEAGLPWATRMSIAIETADALSYLHAVTPQIIHRDVKTNNILLDNSFHVKVADFGLSRLFPVNATHVSTAPQGTPGYVDPEYHRCYQLTDKSDVYSFGVVLVEIIASKPAVDISRRRHEINLADMAIAKIQNDELDQLVDSNLWCQSNCEMIRQVAEVAFSCLQADGDMRPTMKEVVEALRGIEDAKGVEADAMVEEDDYLLKERPAYPIIILSQSRSTTSLSNNNSQSK; encoded by the exons ATGGATTTCTGGTGGAGTGGGGAGAAATCGATGCTTGCTGGGAATGCAGACTTAGCAACGGACGGTGCAGTCATGACGATGCATCGGCGTCATTCGTGTGTATCTGCCCGGACGGACGGCACAGTCCCAGGAATTGCA TCTTCTCATGGACACCAATCTCAAGCTTTCATCAAGgggttcaaatttacaagtcAAAGGGCCAGGAAAACAAGGAAGAAGATGGACCAGCTTGATTCCCCAAAATGTGTCCAACGAAATTTGGAGGACAACCCTTCCGATCCTTTTCCAG GATCTAAGAGCAACAAGCGGACTGTGACTG GAGCAGCTTGCGTGGGCGTGGCAGGCTTGGTCGTGGTAAGCCTCCTCGGACTTCTCTTCTTCCGTCGCGAGATGTGGAAACGGCTGATCTCTTCAGTTCCGCTACATCGGACCGCCTCTTCTGGGTCAACTTCCGAGCAAGATCCAGAGTTCGGCGGCGAACGATACGTCACCCAGGTCTTCAAGTACGAGGAGCTGCAGAAGGTCACGGGTGGCTTCAGTTCCTCCAATCAACTTGGCGATGGTGGCTTCGGCGCCGTTTACAAAG GAAATCTTCGTGATGGTCGCACGGTGGCCATCAAGCGACTGTACGAGCACAACTGCAGGCGAGTGGAGCAGTTCATTACGGAGGTCCGCATACTCTCCTCCCTCCGACACCCAAACCTCGTTACCTTGTACGGCTGCACCTCCCGTCGCAGCCGAGAGCTCCTCCTCGTGTACGAGTACGTGCCCAACGGCACTGTTGCAGACCACCTCCACGGTCCCCGTGCAGGCGAGGCAGGCCTCCCGTGGGCCACGAGGATGAGCATCGCGATCGAGACGGCTGATGCGCTCAGCTATCTCCACGCCGTCACGCCCCAAATCATACACCGGGATGTCAAGACCAACAACATCTTGCTCGACAACAGCTTCCACGTCAAAGTCGCCGACTTCGGACTCTCCCGGCTCTTCCCCGTCAACGCCACCCACGTATCTACCGCGCCACAGGGCACGCCCGGCTACGTCGACCCCGAGTACCATCGGTGCTATCAGCTGACCGACAAGAGCGACGTCTACAGCTTCGGGGTGGTGTTGGTGGAGATCATAGCGTCGAAGCCGGCCGTCGACATCAGCAGGCGGCGGCACGAAATCAATCTCGCTGACATGGCCATCGCCAAGATCCAAAACGACGAGCTGGATCAGCTGGTCGATTCGAATCTGTGGTGTCAGTCGAACTGCGAGATGATAAGACAGGTGGCCGAGGTAGCGTTCAGCTGCTTGCAAGCGGACGGCGACATGCGGCCTACCATGAAAGAGGTTGTGGAGGCACTGCGAGGGATAGAGGACGCTAAGGGCGTGGAAGCTGATGCCATGGTGGAGGAAGACGACTACTTGCTGAAGGAACGGCCGGCATATCCAATAATAATTCTCAGTCAAAGTAGGTCAACTACATCATTATCCAATAATAATTCTCAGTCAAAGTAG
- the LOC135625086 gene encoding probable calcium-binding protein CML18, translated as MSSAESSSPASPSPSASAGLHCMDDLRKVFARYDADGDGRISASELADVLRSLGSDASPAEVRGMIAEMDADGDGFVDLQEFADFHRRRRRDDGAEERELREAFDVYDLDRNGLISAEELHRVLRLLGEKCSVKDCSRMIRSFDDDGDGSVNFEEFKKMMTNGGVGGRKSSTSGRGGPSSSAA; from the coding sequence ATGTCgagcgccgaaagctcgtcgccgGCTTCGCCCTCGCCCTCGGCCTCCGCCGGTCTTCACTGCATGGACGACCTGCGGAAGGTCTTCGCGCGCTACGATGCCGACGGCGACGGCAGGATCTCCGCCTCCGAGCTCGCCGACGTCCTCCGCTCCCTCGGGTCCGACGCGTCCCCCGCGGAGGTCCGCGGCATGATCGCCGAGATGGACGCCGACGGCGACGGCTTCGTCGACCTCCAGGAGTTCGCCGacttccaccgccgccgccgccgcgacgACGGCGCCGAGGAGCGGGAGTTGCGGGAGGCGTTCGACGTGTACGATCTCGACCGCAACGGGCTGATCTCCGCGGAGGAGCTCCACCGCGTGCTGAGGCTCCTCGGGGAGAAGTGCTCCGTCAAGGACTGTTCCCGGATGATTCGGTCCTTCGACGACGACGGCGACGGCAGCGTCAATTTCGAGGAGTTCAAGAAGATGATGACCAACGGCGGTGTTGGCGGGCGCAAGTCCTCCACGTCCGGTCGCGGCGGCCCATCAAGTTCCGCCGCCTGA